A DNA window from Fibrobacter sp. UWB4 contains the following coding sequences:
- a CDS encoding carboxypeptidase-like regulatory domain-containing protein, protein MKKLLTFLSCVLLFACSSEKDFAGASTVETENAYIINVVNVDSKPAANVIARIRPLWYVEGVSKDSSVMPNNVRDAILEVTADSLGNIVMDSISFDKGYIEIIDGNTGVFQAIASSELRKNKLTTMQMAPLGSVSGKAELPKGTDYAWIQIYGTDKIVKTNKDGEFSLDSLPPATYQIRAILPDEQETIGEASITILAGEKGDIQTLAKPTLENEHLEQWAHARTIPLDSTISDWMKPIAESTVVFVRLNETNFDFSEAMDNGNDIRFTDQSGNRLAFRLAFWNSATQDAPQSAEFQIRINGTSSVESIEMYWGKTAALDASASSNIWAGLPDSLVKAIHSVKLIDFENQKLESAFDYSDGAREWYFLPQDSNVTTTPSSENASEAFEFNEERNGYVFHWKSTTKTKNKWSMIGTRINRNPASLEGIDSIAFYAKGKGELGFAVEVLDEPTGKTKYVDYLDSTWKRFSFTPSDFVEGDGEYGNKGWDFVKARVTTFTIWIVDESEMWIDDVILYGVNRDNFN, encoded by the coding sequence ATGAAAAAGTTATTAACGTTCCTATCCTGCGTGTTACTATTCGCCTGTTCCTCGGAAAAGGATTTTGCAGGCGCAAGCACCGTTGAAACAGAAAACGCTTACATCATCAACGTCGTAAACGTTGATTCAAAACCGGCCGCCAACGTTATAGCAAGGATCCGTCCGCTTTGGTACGTCGAAGGAGTTTCTAAAGATTCATCCGTCATGCCAAACAACGTTCGAGATGCAATCCTGGAAGTCACCGCCGATTCTCTCGGCAACATTGTCATGGACTCCATCAGCTTCGATAAAGGTTACATCGAAATCATTGATGGCAATACAGGCGTTTTCCAGGCAATTGCCTCTAGCGAATTAAGGAAGAATAAATTAACAACCATGCAGATGGCACCACTAGGCTCTGTTTCTGGCAAGGCAGAACTCCCCAAAGGAACCGACTACGCCTGGATCCAAATTTACGGCACCGATAAAATTGTAAAGACCAACAAAGACGGCGAATTTTCACTCGATTCACTCCCGCCTGCAACATACCAGATTCGAGCCATTTTGCCTGACGAACAAGAAACCATCGGCGAAGCCTCCATTACAATTTTAGCCGGCGAAAAAGGCGATATCCAAACGCTCGCAAAGCCAACTCTCGAAAATGAGCATCTGGAGCAATGGGCACATGCCCGCACCATTCCGCTTGATTCTACAATCTCGGATTGGATGAAACCCATCGCAGAATCCACCGTTGTATTTGTGCGATTAAACGAAACGAACTTCGACTTTAGCGAAGCCATGGACAACGGAAACGACATCCGATTCACCGACCAAAGCGGGAACCGCCTCGCATTCAGGCTAGCGTTCTGGAACAGCGCAACGCAAGATGCCCCGCAATCTGCCGAATTCCAAATTCGCATCAATGGAACATCTAGCGTCGAAAGCATCGAAATGTACTGGGGCAAGACCGCCGCGCTCGACGCAAGCGCAAGCAGCAACATTTGGGCAGGCCTCCCCGACTCGCTCGTGAAAGCCATCCATTCCGTCAAGCTCATTGACTTCGAAAATCAAAAACTCGAATCTGCATTTGATTACAGCGACGGCGCTCGTGAATGGTATTTCTTGCCGCAAGATTCCAACGTCACGACAACTCCCTCAAGCGAAAACGCAAGCGAAGCCTTCGAATTTAACGAAGAACGCAACGGCTACGTTTTCCATTGGAAGAGTACCACCAAGACAAAAAACAAATGGTCCATGATCGGAACGCGCATCAACCGCAATCCAGCAAGCCTTGAAGGCATCGATTCAATCGCATTCTACGCCAAAGGCAAGGGCGAGCTCGGTTTTGCGGTAGAAGTTCTCGACGAGCCGACCGGAAAAACAAAGTATGTAGACTATCTCGATTCCACCTGGAAACGCTTCAGCTTTACGCCAAGCGATTTTGTCGAAGGCGATGGCGAATACGGCAACAAGGGCTGGGACTTTGTAAAAGCCCGCGTCACGACATTCACCATCTGGATTGTAGACGAAAGCGAAATGTGGATTGACGACGTTATTTTATACGGAGTAAACCGCGATAATTTTAATTAG
- a CDS encoding DUF4423 domain-containing protein: MLNIDEIGDYRDLLKNFFVQKKLEFPLFSYKMMGQKLGLETSQVFRVLNKESHLPAQSIPLSKKLLGLKGRDGELFEILVAASRTKSKAKKDKLYKMALALQDVSLRKLNSNEILFLSRWWIPVVRSIIEINGGKADVRTLVKQITPAVSEDQVKEAIRVLKELKMITQLASERYAVSTVNFTSAGATKVTAIRSYQNQLLTLAQNALVNIPPSERNISSVLACVDDECLEDLVEMTCEFRRQVQKRVAEVAEPKKVMQFVFSLYPVADISEKENARIA, from the coding sequence ATGTTAAACATTGACGAAATCGGCGATTACAGAGACTTGCTAAAAAATTTTTTCGTGCAGAAAAAATTGGAGTTTCCACTATTCTCTTACAAAATGATGGGACAAAAACTCGGGCTAGAAACAAGCCAAGTTTTCCGCGTTCTCAACAAAGAATCGCATTTACCGGCTCAGAGCATTCCGCTTTCGAAAAAGCTACTGGGTCTCAAAGGACGCGATGGAGAACTTTTTGAGATTTTGGTGGCCGCATCGCGCACCAAGTCCAAAGCCAAAAAAGACAAGCTTTACAAGATGGCGCTCGCATTGCAAGACGTGAGCCTACGCAAACTGAATTCCAACGAAATTTTATTTCTCAGCCGCTGGTGGATACCCGTTGTCCGTTCTATTATTGAAATCAACGGAGGCAAAGCCGACGTCCGCACACTCGTCAAGCAGATTACACCTGCTGTATCCGAAGACCAGGTGAAAGAAGCGATTCGCGTCTTGAAGGAACTCAAGATGATAACGCAGCTCGCCTCCGAGCGCTACGCCGTTTCGACAGTCAATTTCACATCGGCAGGCGCGACCAAGGTTACCGCCATTCGCAGTTACCAGAATCAATTGCTCACGCTTGCGCAAAACGCGCTCGTCAACATTCCGCCAAGCGAGCGCAACATTTCATCAGTCCTCGCTTGCGTCGACGACGAATGTCTAGAAGACCTCGTCGAGATGACTTGCGAATTTCGCAGACAAGTTCAAAAACGCGTTGCCGAAGTTGCAGAGCCAAAGAAGGTCATGCAGTTCGTCTTCTCGCTGTACCCCGTCGCGGACATTTCAGAAAAAGAAAACGCGAGGATAGCATGA
- a CDS encoding glycoside hydrolase family 44 protein yields MKFKKILCSAAFAISATTALAAQNVIEVDDTQPGIKINTDNMMGADLAIWNPPTRYYDMARALATGGYSIFRFPNGSLSNDYHWNGAGKYDSTGLWIPSDTSWAPGFLGETIYRGTTKDNYGFIRRSHLADGDMNTMWWGEILNPNDPPWVVIEFPEKKDLDSIIIDWGNLRPKSFELSYWTEDYAEYPGVHQNLENKLKRWGTVKVTSNQTKYKFPTTRARYVAVRFKTTDLPSKGVQIREMKLYSGSDDLLAGNDYKFFAMSTRNGDKPRTDWTGIKWHFEEFMTYIKKFSEGRQNAVICVNAGTGTAKEAAAWVHYANKVKKYNIKQWQIGNELDGEWEESGPLSARQYAARFIEYARAMKAVDPSIILHGPLLSTHKMQQKGAGLMDGKYWMAEFLRIVGEAEKADGKRYLDVVDLHTYPYWAPENLNAKDMLKATMDVGHNADTLNAWMNKYLEGKRGVFLSEFSTSVQGSQIWMDYPQAAGIANIFAQYLVRFGDRFQALPWDAFGNVFEGPDHTWGTISMTALIKEGSWNLWGSLEPTAEYYGIYMTFKRFLESGYAVVPVKSTTESIVPYAICKGNSCNVLLVNLTDTKQIVQVDRKSEKKKPGNYRTEVDVFGAEQFKWIGDQKDAYPYPKMGPSGRTLEGKNRDIEIPPFGTIVVRMNPAQQNSAPEVLAAALEKKVLVVGDTLDLFVTATETSSKPLAGANIQIKKWDNKGALTVRATPDDGKWNSSIESFHIQVPVTNKVSIGKKEIKLTVSNGLKYPDTLNIPFRVRGAYRTTSVMQNFDNGLDNVSWFPVVNGDNATSMDAKIYNGNPPLGGYIRHDFVVEQPPNLGWPNYSGAYYNVPEEVKKSVGIVFDYATTHNNPQGYIELQIMSSQVEDYDEFMVRLKNTRGNWVRDTLIWENMKQEGWGKTIPQLDPTKIKNFAFRARHSGKGYISLDNIYLLGEDGKEVPMPKGLRRLR; encoded by the coding sequence ATGAAATTCAAAAAAATCTTGTGCAGCGCAGCATTCGCGATTTCTGCGACCACTGCACTTGCAGCGCAGAACGTCATCGAGGTTGACGACACGCAACCGGGCATCAAAATCAACACAGATAATATGATGGGGGCCGATCTTGCCATCTGGAATCCGCCCACGCGCTATTACGACATGGCGCGCGCCCTCGCCACAGGCGGTTACTCGATTTTCCGTTTCCCGAATGGAAGCCTGAGCAATGATTACCACTGGAACGGAGCCGGCAAATACGATAGCACCGGGCTTTGGATTCCAAGCGACACAAGCTGGGCTCCGGGATTCCTCGGCGAAACAATTTACCGTGGCACAACAAAGGACAACTACGGATTCATCCGTCGCAGCCACCTCGCCGATGGCGACATGAACACAATGTGGTGGGGCGAAATACTCAACCCGAACGATCCGCCTTGGGTTGTCATTGAGTTCCCCGAAAAGAAAGACCTCGATTCCATCATCATCGACTGGGGCAATCTCCGCCCGAAGTCTTTTGAACTTTCGTACTGGACCGAAGACTACGCCGAATACCCGGGCGTCCACCAGAATCTTGAAAACAAGCTTAAAAGATGGGGAACCGTCAAGGTCACGAGCAACCAGACTAAGTACAAGTTTCCAACGACTCGCGCACGTTATGTAGCTGTCCGCTTCAAGACAACCGACTTGCCGTCTAAGGGCGTGCAAATTCGAGAAATGAAACTCTATAGCGGCTCCGATGATTTACTCGCCGGAAACGATTACAAGTTCTTCGCGATGTCCACGCGCAATGGCGACAAGCCGCGCACCGACTGGACAGGCATCAAGTGGCATTTCGAAGAATTTATGACCTACATCAAAAAATTCTCGGAAGGAAGACAGAACGCCGTTATCTGCGTCAACGCAGGTACAGGCACCGCCAAGGAAGCCGCCGCTTGGGTCCACTATGCCAATAAAGTCAAAAAATACAACATCAAGCAATGGCAAATTGGCAACGAACTTGACGGCGAATGGGAAGAATCCGGTCCGCTTTCGGCAAGGCAGTATGCCGCTCGTTTTATCGAGTATGCCCGAGCGATGAAGGCCGTTGATCCGAGCATCATTTTGCACGGTCCTCTCCTCAGTACGCACAAAATGCAACAGAAGGGCGCCGGTCTCATGGATGGCAAATACTGGATGGCCGAATTTTTGCGCATCGTCGGTGAAGCCGAAAAGGCCGATGGCAAACGCTATCTTGACGTCGTTGATTTGCACACTTATCCGTACTGGGCACCCGAAAATCTGAACGCCAAAGACATGCTCAAGGCAACGATGGATGTCGGCCACAACGCCGATACGCTGAACGCCTGGATGAACAAGTATCTCGAAGGCAAGCGTGGCGTGTTTCTCTCGGAATTCAGCACGTCCGTGCAAGGGAGCCAAATCTGGATGGACTACCCGCAAGCCGCCGGCATCGCAAACATTTTCGCACAATACCTCGTCCGCTTTGGCGACCGATTCCAGGCTCTCCCGTGGGATGCATTCGGCAACGTCTTTGAAGGTCCGGACCACACGTGGGGAACTATCAGCATGACCGCTCTCATCAAGGAAGGTTCCTGGAACCTCTGGGGAAGCCTTGAACCCACTGCCGAATACTACGGCATCTACATGACGTTCAAGCGATTCCTCGAAAGTGGCTACGCTGTCGTCCCCGTCAAGAGCACCACAGAATCTATCGTGCCATACGCCATTTGCAAAGGCAACAGTTGCAACGTGCTCCTCGTGAACCTCACAGACACAAAGCAAATTGTGCAGGTCGACCGCAAGAGCGAAAAGAAGAAACCGGGCAACTACCGCACCGAAGTGGACGTATTTGGTGCAGAACAGTTCAAGTGGATTGGCGACCAAAAAGACGCTTACCCGTACCCGAAAATGGGACCGAGCGGTCGCACGCTCGAAGGCAAAAACCGCGATATCGAAATTCCGCCGTTTGGCACCATTGTCGTCCGCATGAACCCAGCTCAGCAAAACAGCGCACCCGAAGTTCTCGCCGCAGCACTTGAAAAGAAAGTCCTTGTCGTAGGCGACACGCTCGACCTCTTTGTGACAGCCACGGAAACATCTTCAAAACCGCTCGCCGGAGCCAACATTCAAATCAAGAAGTGGGACAATAAAGGGGCGCTTACCGTCCGCGCTACACCTGATGACGGCAAATGGAATTCTTCCATCGAAAGTTTCCACATTCAAGTTCCTGTCACAAACAAAGTGTCTATCGGCAAGAAGGAAATCAAACTCACCGTCTCGAATGGACTGAAATATCCGGATACGCTCAATATTCCGTTCCGCGTCCGTGGTGCATACCGCACAACAAGCGTCATGCAAAACTTCGACAACGGTCTAGATAACGTCTCGTGGTTCCCGGTTGTCAACGGAGACAACGCTACCTCCATGGACGCCAAAATCTATAACGGCAATCCGCCTCTCGGCGGCTACATCCGCCACGACTTCGTCGTCGAGCAACCGCCTAATCTCGGCTGGCCGAACTACTCCGGCGCATACTACAACGTCCCCGAAGAAGTCAAGAAATCCGTCGGCATCGTTTTCGATTACGCCACAACGCACAACAATCCGCAAGGCTACATCGAACTACAAATCATGTCGAGCCAAGTCGAAGACTACGATGAATTCATGGTCCGCCTCAAGAACACTCGCGGCAACTGGGTTCGCGACACGCTCATCTGGGAAAACATGAAGCAAGAAGGCTGGGGCAAGACGATTCCGCAGCTCGACCCGACCAAAATCAAGAACTTCGCGTTCCGTGCACGCCACAGCGGCAAAGGCTACATCAGCCTCGACAACATCTACCTGCTCGGCGAAGACGGCAAGGAAGTCCCGATGCCCAAAGGGCTGCGCAGACTCCGATAG
- a CDS encoding ribonuclease domain-containing protein, which translates to MKSIKVLFLATAACFFASACTVSAPEDNCKEASYDNIMCYEYSRDDCGNIICAPPSSSDSKKISSSSTVKSSSSEKSKTILEAVQESGKYTTRDSVAAYLCKFDKLPTNYVTQNEGKSLYESKTGKAFDKWNFNPWTTIGVMIGGDKFANNEGLLPKGTYHEADIDYSAKNRGTKRLVYQSDCVIYYTADHYESFSKLEIQ; encoded by the coding sequence ATGAAATCTATTAAAGTTCTTTTTCTAGCAACTGCTGCTTGCTTTTTTGCAAGCGCATGTACAGTCTCTGCACCAGAAGACAACTGCAAAGAGGCCTCCTACGACAATATAATGTGTTATGAATATTCTCGCGACGATTGCGGGAATATTATTTGCGCACCACCGTCATCATCAGATTCAAAAAAAATTTCATCTAGTAGCACAGTTAAAAGTTCTTCCAGCGAAAAAAGTAAAACAATCCTTGAAGCAGTCCAGGAATCCGGCAAGTACACCACTCGCGATTCCGTGGCTGCATACTTGTGCAAATTCGACAAGTTGCCGACAAACTACGTCACGCAAAACGAGGGCAAATCACTCTACGAATCAAAAACAGGCAAAGCTTTTGACAAGTGGAATTTCAACCCGTGGACAACTATCGGCGTGATGATTGGTGGCGACAAATTTGCGAATAACGAAGGTCTTCTGCCCAAGGGAACATACCACGAAGCCGACATCGATTACTCGGCCAAGAATCGCGGTACAAAGCGCCTCGTCTATCAAAGCGACTGCGTCATTTACTACACAGCCGACCATTACGAATCTTTTAGCAAGCTAGAAATTCAGTAA
- a CDS encoding acyltransferase, with protein sequence MGFAILWIMLFHLPVPTDLAFLDFFKALGYGGVDIFLFLSGFGLYFSMSRKNFSLKKYYKSRFFRIIPEFWLIICIVFLTQMNFSLKSFIFLFCRATTLSYWMKLQEELWFIPCIIFLYIIFPVYFKLFKKYGTKVSLYFVCAGLSLILIYALTCIYYYNNKNFGGFIIFTYARIPIFFIGAYFGHLAKDGSNIALSKKLKTIGLVSAIIALIILQCFMIYFPRELHTCSLAYLPYIVITPTLCIILAMFFEKWKVLDKIFTVMGLLSLELYLCHVYIYKLFFVFIDYLDKDSSNILIMLISFVAAYTLFFINRKIFTRRTNIRIRP encoded by the coding sequence ATGGGCTTTGCCATATTATGGATTATGCTGTTTCATTTGCCTGTACCCACAGATTTAGCGTTTCTAGATTTTTTCAAGGCGCTCGGCTACGGCGGGGTCGATATTTTTCTATTTCTATCGGGATTTGGCTTGTATTTTTCCATGTCCCGAAAAAATTTTTCATTAAAGAAATACTACAAGAGCCGTTTCTTTCGAATTATCCCTGAATTCTGGCTTATCATTTGCATTGTCTTCTTGACACAAATGAATTTCAGCCTTAAAAGTTTCATCTTCCTGTTTTGCAGAGCAACAACATTGAGTTATTGGATGAAGCTGCAAGAAGAACTATGGTTTATCCCTTGTATCATTTTCTTATACATCATCTTTCCCGTTTATTTTAAGTTATTTAAAAAATACGGAACAAAAGTTTCTTTGTACTTCGTGTGCGCAGGCTTATCTCTTATTTTAATTTACGCTCTAACTTGCATATACTATTACAACAACAAAAATTTCGGGGGATTCATTATATTCACATACGCAAGGATCCCGATATTTTTCATAGGTGCTTATTTTGGGCACTTGGCAAAGGACGGGAGCAATATTGCCTTAAGCAAAAAACTAAAGACAATTGGACTCGTCTCTGCAATCATCGCCCTAATCATTTTACAATGTTTTATGATTTATTTTCCAAGAGAATTACATACCTGTTCTCTGGCGTATTTGCCTTACATCGTCATCACCCCCACCCTGTGCATAATCCTTGCAATGTTTTTTGAGAAATGGAAAGTTCTTGACAAAATATTTACCGTCATGGGGCTTTTATCTTTGGAACTGTACTTGTGCCACGTATACATCTACAAGCTTTTCTTTGTCTTTATAGATTACCTAGATAAAGATTCGTCAAACATTCTCATCATGCTTATTTCATTTGTAGCGGCGTACACATTATTTTTCATCAACAGAAAAATTTTCACAAGAAGAACAAACATTAGAATCAGGCCGTAG
- a CDS encoding bile acid:sodium symporter family protein, which produces MRILEKISEFIGKWMAVVVLAIAALSLFAPSTTLWIQLSWVNYLLMVVMFGMGLTLKLSDFAMVFMRPKEIILGCTSQFVVMPVLAFLLSKIFGLDAALMAGVVLVGTCPGGTASNVITYLSKGDVALSVGMTSVNTLLAPVLTPAITYLLLRTTVNVDVMAMFLSIVKVVLVPIALGFVINKFFGRWTARAIKVLPLVSVIAIAMIVAAVVSHNAAKILSTGAIVFAVVILHNLLGYGCGFGLGKLLRFSTPKTKALSIEIGMQNSGLATSLAATAFSSLAMATVPGAIFSVWHNISGAILANVYRRWDK; this is translated from the coding sequence ATGCGTATTCTTGAAAAAATCAGTGAATTTATTGGCAAGTGGATGGCTGTGGTGGTGCTTGCGATTGCGGCGCTCTCTTTATTTGCTCCGAGTACGACACTTTGGATCCAACTTTCGTGGGTGAATTATCTCTTGATGGTCGTGATGTTTGGCATGGGGCTTACACTCAAGTTGAGCGATTTTGCGATGGTGTTCATGCGCCCTAAAGAAATCATCCTCGGTTGCACATCGCAGTTTGTGGTGATGCCTGTACTTGCTTTTTTGCTTTCGAAGATCTTTGGACTCGATGCTGCCTTAATGGCGGGCGTGGTTCTCGTGGGCACTTGCCCGGGAGGCACTGCGAGTAACGTCATTACTTATCTCTCGAAGGGCGATGTCGCGCTTTCTGTCGGCATGACGAGCGTGAATACGCTTCTTGCGCCTGTGCTGACTCCGGCGATTACATACTTGCTGCTCCGAACGACGGTGAACGTCGATGTGATGGCAATGTTCCTTTCCATCGTGAAGGTTGTGCTTGTGCCGATTGCGTTAGGATTTGTTATAAATAAGTTCTTTGGCAGATGGACTGCGCGGGCAATTAAAGTTTTGCCGCTCGTTTCCGTGATTGCTATTGCGATGATTGTCGCTGCGGTCGTTTCGCACAATGCGGCGAAGATTCTCTCCACGGGCGCCATCGTGTTTGCGGTGGTGATTCTCCACAATTTACTTGGTTACGGCTGTGGCTTTGGCCTCGGAAAGCTGCTGCGCTTCTCTACTCCCAAAACGAAAGCGCTTTCCATCGAAATCGGCATGCAGAATTCTGGGCTTGCTACAAGCCTTGCGGCAACGGCGTTTTCGTCACTCGCTATGGCGACTGTTCCTGGTGCCATTTTCTCCGTATGGCACAACATTTCCGGCGCGATTCTCGCGAATGTTTACCGCCGCTGGGACAAGTAG
- the thrS gene encoding threonine--tRNA ligase, with translation MSQIELTFPDGSVRSVASGTTGLEIAKSISEGLARKALGVKLGEKVLDLTRPLTESGSIRIITPSNDDPDALMLLRHSCSHVLAEAICDLFPGTKLAYGPAIDKGFYYDLMTPTPLKEEDFPKIEKRMKEIIKEDRPFTRCEVSAEEGLARTEGDKYKHDNAERALAREGSDGKLSFYVTGEPGKNWEDLCAGPHVPSTGKLKAFKVLSISGAYWHGDQKSDQLTRVYGTCFADKEGLETYVKLLEEAAKRDHRKIGKEMDLYHIEDHSPGMVFWHPKGTKMVNALKDYIRGKIDHRGYLEVITPEIVNKVLWLKSGHADKYNENMFKTMAGDVEMAVKPMNCPCHILIFNSQLRSWRDLPMRLAEFGKCHRYEPAGTMHGLMRVRGFVQDDAHIFCTEDQIASEVADFCHLVKEIYHDFGFDDVKVKFSTRPAKRVGSDEIWDKAEAALAEATKLAGLDYVLNPGEGAFYGPKLEFTLKDSLGRDWQCGTIQVDFNLPQRLGAEYVGKDNQKHIPVMLHRAAVGSIERFLGILIEEFMGDFPLWLAPVQARVLPISEKFVDYAKKVQDELVAAGVRTEIDESNEKLGYKIRQCELQKVPYLLIVGEKEAAEGLVSVRKRKDGDKGQMSVKAFIDMTAEDRKVVR, from the coding sequence ATGTCTCAAATCGAACTTACCTTCCCCGATGGCTCCGTACGTTCCGTAGCATCGGGCACCACCGGCCTCGAAATTGCAAAGAGCATTTCTGAAGGCCTCGCACGCAAGGCTCTTGGCGTTAAACTCGGCGAAAAGGTTTTGGACCTTACCCGTCCGCTCACCGAAAGCGGTTCCATCCGCATCATCACTCCGAGCAATGACGATCCGGATGCATTGATGCTCCTCCGTCACAGCTGCAGCCACGTGCTCGCCGAAGCCATCTGCGACTTGTTCCCGGGCACAAAGCTCGCTTACGGTCCGGCAATCGACAAGGGTTTCTACTACGATTTGATGACACCGACTCCGCTCAAGGAAGAAGACTTCCCGAAGATTGAAAAGCGGATGAAGGAAATCATCAAGGAAGACCGTCCGTTCACTCGTTGCGAAGTTAGCGCCGAAGAAGGTCTCGCTCGCACGGAAGGCGACAAGTACAAGCACGATAACGCTGAACGTGCTCTCGCTCGCGAAGGTTCGGATGGCAAGTTGAGTTTTTATGTAACGGGCGAACCGGGCAAGAACTGGGAAGACCTCTGTGCCGGTCCTCACGTGCCTTCTACGGGCAAGCTTAAGGCTTTCAAGGTGCTTTCGATTTCCGGCGCTTACTGGCACGGCGACCAGAAGAGCGACCAGCTCACTCGTGTTTATGGTACCTGCTTTGCTGACAAGGAAGGTCTCGAAACTTATGTGAAGTTGCTCGAAGAAGCCGCCAAGCGCGACCACCGCAAGATCGGCAAGGAAATGGACCTCTACCACATCGAAGACCATTCTCCTGGCATGGTGTTCTGGCACCCGAAGGGCACCAAGATGGTGAACGCCCTCAAGGATTACATCCGTGGCAAGATCGACCATCGTGGCTACCTCGAAGTGATCACTCCGGAAATTGTGAACAAGGTTCTTTGGCTCAAGTCCGGACACGCTGACAAGTACAACGAAAACATGTTCAAGACGATGGCTGGCGATGTCGAAATGGCTGTGAAGCCGATGAACTGCCCGTGCCACATTTTGATTTTCAATTCTCAGCTCCGCAGCTGGCGTGACCTTCCGATGCGCCTTGCCGAATTCGGTAAGTGCCACCGTTACGAACCTGCCGGTACGATGCACGGCCTTATGCGTGTGCGTGGCTTTGTGCAGGACGACGCTCATATCTTCTGCACCGAAGACCAGATTGCAAGCGAAGTGGCTGACTTCTGCCACTTGGTCAAGGAAATCTACCACGACTTCGGATTCGACGATGTGAAGGTGAAGTTCTCTACCCGCCCGGCAAAGCGTGTGGGTTCTGACGAAATCTGGGACAAGGCTGAAGCCGCTCTCGCCGAAGCAACAAAGCTCGCTGGTCTTGACTACGTGCTGAACCCGGGCGAAGGTGCCTTCTACGGCCCGAAGCTCGAATTCACGCTGAAGGACTCCCTCGGTCGTGATTGGCAGTGCGGTACCATCCAGGTGGACTTCAACTTGCCGCAGCGCCTCGGTGCTGAATATGTCGGCAAGGACAACCAGAAACACATTCCGGTGATGTTGCACCGTGCTGCTGTCGGTTCCATCGAACGCTTCCTCGGCATCTTGATCGAAGAATTCATGGGCGACTTCCCGCTGTGGCTCGCTCCAGTTCAGGCCCGCGTGCTCCCGATTTCTGAAAAGTTCGTGGACTACGCCAAGAAGGTGCAGGACGAACTCGTGGCTGCCGGCGTGCGTACTGAAATCGACGAATCCAACGAAAAGCTGGGTTACAAGATCCGCCAGTGCGAACTCCAGAAGGTTCCGTATCTCCTCATTGTAGGCGAGAAGGAAGCTGCTGAAGGTCTCGTTTCTGTCCGTAAGCGTAAGGACGGCGACAAGGGCCAGATGAGTGTCAAGGCATTCATCGACATGACCGCCGAAGACCGCAAGGTCGTCCGTTAA